A window of the Dunckerocampus dactyliophorus isolate RoL2022-P2 chromosome 21, RoL_Ddac_1.1, whole genome shotgun sequence genome harbors these coding sequences:
- the usp12a gene encoding ubiquitin carboxyl-terminal hydrolase 12A yields MEILMTVSKFASFCTMGANASALEKEIGSEQFPVNEHYFGLVNFGNTCYCNSVLQALYFCRPFREKILAYRSQPRRKENLLTCLADLFHSIANQKRKVGVIPPKKFITRLRKENELFDNYMQQDAHEFLNYLLNTIADLLQEERKQEKTNGRLANGTLDSQNNNSNATPAPTWVHEIFQGTLTNETRCLTCETISSKDEDFLDLSVDVEQNTSITHCLRGFSNTETLCSEYKYYCEECRSKQEAHKRMRVKKLPMILALHLKRFKYMEQLQRYTKLSYRVVFPLELRLFNTSGDATNPERLYDLVAVVVHCGSGPNRGHYIAIVKSHDFWLLFDDDIVEKIDAQAIEEFYGLTSEISKNSESGYILFYQSRD; encoded by the exons GGCGCCAATGCCTCTGCTCTGGAGAAAGAGATTGGATCTGAGCAATTTCCGGTCAATGAGCACTACTTTGGCCTGGTCAAT TTTGGGAACACCTGCTACTGCAACTCAGTACTGCAGGCGCTCTACTTCTGCCGGCCGTTCCGGGAGAAGATCCTGGCGTACCGCAGCCAGCCTCGGCGGAAGGAAAACCTGCTCACCTGCCTGGCCGACCTCTTCCATAGCATTGCCAACCAGAAGCGGAAAGTGGGCGTCATACCGCCAAAGAAGTTTATCACGCGGCTCCGCAAGGAGAATG AGCTGTTTGACAACTACATGCAGCAGGACGCCCACGAGTTCTTGAACTACCTGCTCAACACCATTGCCGATCTACTGCAGGAGGAGAGGAAGCAGGAGAAAACCAACGGCCGCCTGGCCAACGGCACCTTGGACTCGcagaacaacaacagcaacgcCACGCCCGCCCCCACCTGGGTGCACGAGATCTTCCAAGGCACGCTGACCAATGAGACCCGCTGCCTCACCTGTGAAACG ATAAGCAGCAAAGATGAGGACTTTCTGGACCTTTCTGTGGATGTAGAACAGAATACCTCCATAACACACTGCCTCAG AGGCTTCAGCAACACGGAGACACTTTGCAGCGAGTACAAATACTACTGTGAAGAATGCAGAAGCAAGCAGGAGGCGCACAAGAG GATGCGTGTCAAGAAGCTGCCCATGATCCTGGCTCTGCACCTGAAGCGCTTCAAGTACATGGAGCAGCTGCAGCGCTACACCAAGCTGTCCTACCGCGTCGTCTTCCCGCTGGAGCTCCGCCTCTTCAACACATCCGGAGACGCCACCAACCCCGAGAGGCTCTACGACCTGGTGGCCGTGGTGGTGCACTGCGGGAG TGGTCCAAACAGAGGTCACTACATAGCCATTGTGAAGAGTCACGACTTCTGGTTACTGTTTGATGATGACATCGTGGAG AAAATAGACGCGCAGGCCATCGAGGAATTCTACGGCCTCACGTCTGAGATCTCCAAGAACTCAGAGTCGGGCTACATCCTCTTCTACCAGTCCAGGGACTAG
- the gpr12 gene encoding G-protein coupled receptor 12 codes for MSQEPPANPSWLTPDPTAWASGGGGPTDNASIPGTFPLEESLSPRQLPLLVNPWDVVLCTSGTLIACENALVVLVIWQNPALRAPMFLLIGSLALADLLAGLGLVLHFTCAYLLQSDSAQLLTVGLVVASFSASVFSLLAITIDRYLSLYYALTYNSERTAAFTYTMLVLLWSLSLCLGLLPVTGVNCLAEEATCSVVRPLTKNNIAVLSVSFLLLFGLMLQLYVQICKIVMRHAHQIALQHHFLAATPHYVTTRKGVSTLAIILGTFAACWMPFTVYSLIADYTYPPLYTYATLVPATYNSVINPVIYAFRNQEIQKALWLVCCGCVPASVAQRARTPSDV; via the coding sequence ATGAGCCAAGAGCCACCGGCCAACCCCAGCTGGCTCACCCCTGACCCCACAGCCTGGGCTAGCGGAGGAGGGGGCCCCACGGACAACGCCAGCATCCCGGGGACGTTCCCCCTGGAGGAGTCCCTGTCGCCTCGCCAGCTGCCCCTGCTAGTCAACCCGTGGGACGTCGTCCTGTGCACGTCAGGGACTCTGATTGCCTGCGAGAACGCTCTGGTGGTCCTGGTGATCTGGCAGAACCCGGCGCTGCGGGCCCCCATGTTCCTGCTGATCGGCAGCTTGGCTCTGGCCGACCTACTGGCCGGCCTGGGCCTGGTGCTGCACTTCACCTGTGCCTACCTGCTGCAGTCCGACTCGGCCCAGCTGCTGACGGTGGGCCTGGTGGTGGCGTCCTTCTCGGCCTCCGTCTTCAGCCTGCTTGCCATCACCATCGACCGCTACCTGTCACTCTACTACGCCCTCACGTACAACTCTGAGCGTACAGCGGCGTTCACCTACACCATGCTGGTGCTGTTGTGGAGTCTGTCGCTGTGTTTGGGCCTGCTGCCCGTCACAGGCGTCAACTGCCTGGCGGAGGAGGCCACGTGCAGCGTGGTGCGCCCGCTGACCAAGAACAACATCGCCGTTCTGTCTGTCTCCTTCTTGCTGCTCTTCGGCCTCATGCTGCAGCTCTACGTGCAGATTTGCAAGATTGTGATGCGCCACGCCCACCAGATTGCCCTGCAGCACCACTTCCTGGCCGCCACGCCGCACTATGTCACCACGCGGAAGGGCGTGTCCACGCTGGCCATCATCCTGGGGACCTTCGCCGCCTGCTGGATGCCCTTCACCGTCTACTCCCTCATCGCCGACTACACGTATCCACCACTATACACCTACGCCACGCTGGTGCCCGCCACCTACAACTCGGTCATCAACCCGGTCATCTACGCCTTCCGGAACCAGGAGATCCAGAAGGCGCTGTGGCTGGTGTGCTGCGGTTGCGTGCCCGCCAGCGTGGCCCAACGGGCTCGGACTCCCAGTGACGTCTGA
- the wasf3b gene encoding wiskott-Aldrich syndrome protein family member 3b, producing the protein MPLVKRNIDPRHLCRGELPEGIGSELECVMNNTLSAIIRQLSSLSKHAEDIFGELFNEANTFYLRANSLQDRIDRLAVKVTQLDSTVEEVSLQDINMRKAFKSSTTQDQQVVSKSSVPNPVKEMYNLSDKPPPLSILSSYRDDHKEALKFYTDPSYFFDLWKEKMLQDTEDKRKEKRKQKEQKRCVDGTLQREVKKVRKARNRRQEWNMMALDKELRPDHRHTIHRDRGASSEGSMSPENRGHGGDLHHYPNAMNHAGHAHTYSGPPPSALAAQMAAGHAPRGGSEHDNRSRPMAYQGGTLGRAHHHHHQVPLPPPPAEAMNGGSVSLPPMDYSMDGYANTGPPPPPPAPLIPSAQTAFASPPGGPMSPGPMIGSGGYAPPLPPVSGGQAVPPPPGPPPLPLPAGASHSHKMSSAVPVESSVVNDARSDLLAAIRMGIQLKKVQEQQEQQAKREPVGNDVATILSRRIAVEYSDSEDDSELEDNDWSD; encoded by the exons ATGCCGCTGGTCAAGAGGAACATCGATCCCCGCCACCTCTGCCGAGGGGAGCTCCCCGAGGGCATCGGCAGCGAGCTGGAGTGTGTGATGAACAACACGCTCTCCGCCATCATCCGCCAGCTCAGCAGCCTGA GTAAACATGCAGAGGACATATTTGGCGAGCTGTTCAACGAGGCCAACACCTTCTACCTGCGTGCCAACTCTCTCCAGGACCGCATTGACCGGCTGGCTGTCAAGGTCACGCAGCTGGACTCCACCGTGGAGGAAG TTTCCCTGCAAGATATCAACATGCGAAAAGCCTTCAAAAGTTCTACCACTCAGGACCAGCAGGTGGTGTCCAAAAGTAGTGTGCCCAATCCTGTGAAGGAAATGTATAACTTAAGTGACAAGCCTCCGCCGCTCAGCATCCTCTCATCTTATAG GGATGACCACAAGGAAGCACTCAAGTTCTACACTGACCCCTCCTACTTCTTTGACCTGTGGAAGGAGAAGATGCTGCAGGACACGGAGGACAAGAGGAAGGAGAAGAGGAAACAGAAG GAGCAGAAGCGCTGTGTGGATGGGACCTTGCAGAGGGAGGTGAAGAAGGTCAGGAAGGCCAGGAACCGCAGACAGGAGTGGAATATGATGGCTCTGGATAAGGAGCTGAGGCCGGACCACCGTCACACCATACACAGAGACCGAGGGGCCTCCTCCGAGGGCTCAATGTCTCCAGAAAACAG GGGACATGGAGGAGACCTGCATCACTATCCCAACGCCATGAACCACGCTGGTCACGCTCACACCTATTCGGGCCCACCGCCCAGCGCCCTGGCTGCACAGATGGCCGCTGGACACGCCCCTCGTGGAGGAAGTGAGCACGATAACAGGAGCAGGCCAATGGCTTATCAGGGAGGCACGCTGGGCCgcgcccaccaccaccaccaccaagtcCCGCTGCCTCCTCCACCTGCCGAGGCAATGAACGGGGGCTCAGTGTCCCTCCCACCAATGGACTATAG CATGGATGGTTATGCCAACACAGGACCGCCGCCCCCACCCCCGGCTCCTCTCATTCCCTCCGCCCAAACGGCCTTTGCCTCGCCACCTGGAGGTCCCATGTCTCCCGGGCCAATGATTGGCAGCGGAGGCTATGCTCCGCCTCTGCCACCTGTATCCGGCGGTCAGGCGGTCCCACCACCTCCAGGGCCCCCGCCGCTTCCTCTCCCAGCCGGTGCCTCCCACTCCCACAAGATGTCCTCGGCCGTGCCCGTGGAAAGCAGCGTGGTTAATGATGCCCGCAGTGATCTGCTGGCGGCCATTCGTATGG GCATCCAGCTGAAGAAGGTGCAGgagcagcaggagcagcaggCCAAGAGGGAACCCGTGGGGAACGATGTGGCCACCATCCTGTCGCGCCGCATCGCCGTGGAATACTCAGATTCCGAGGACGACTCGGAGCTAGAGGACAACGACTGGTCCGACTGA